The Helianthus annuus cultivar XRQ/B chromosome 16, HanXRQr2.0-SUNRISE, whole genome shotgun sequence genome includes a window with the following:
- the LOC110915044 gene encoding ribose-phosphate pyrophosphokinase 1 isoform X2, which produces MNLIVDVKGKVAVMVDDMIDTAGTIAKGADLLHREGGREVYACSTHAVSPPAIERLSSGLFQEVIITNTIPVSEKNYLPQLTVLSVANLLVESIWRVHDDYPLCGHYTRSIVWSTWSIG; this is translated from the exons ATGAATTTGATCGTTGATGTGAAAGGTAAAGTAGCAGTTATGGTGGATGACATGATCGATACTGCTG GTACTATTGCCAAAGGAGCAGACCTGTTGCATCGTGAAGGGGGCAGGGAAGTTTATGCATGCAGCACGCATGCTGTCAG TCCACCAGCAATTGAACGGTTGTCAAGTGGTCTATTTCAAGAGGTGATTATTACGAATACCATTCCGGTGTCTGAAAAGAACTATTTACCACAGCTGACTGTCTTATCGGTAGCAAACCTACTTGTCGAGAGCATCTGGCGTGTGCATGATGATTACCCT CTCTGTGGACATTATACCCGAAG CATTGTTTGGAGTACTTGGTCTATTGGATGA
- the LOC110915044 gene encoding ribose-phosphate pyrophosphokinase 1 isoform X3: MNLIVDVKGKVAVMVDDMIDTAGTIAKGADLLHREGGREVYACSTHAVSPPAIERLSSGLFQEVIITNTIPVSEKNYLPQLTVLSVANLLVESIWRVHDDYPHCLEYLVYWMMSL; encoded by the exons ATGAATTTGATCGTTGATGTGAAAGGTAAAGTAGCAGTTATGGTGGATGACATGATCGATACTGCTG GTACTATTGCCAAAGGAGCAGACCTGTTGCATCGTGAAGGGGGCAGGGAAGTTTATGCATGCAGCACGCATGCTGTCAG TCCACCAGCAATTGAACGGTTGTCAAGTGGTCTATTTCAAGAGGTGATTATTACGAATACCATTCCGGTGTCTGAAAAGAACTATTTACCACAGCTGACTGTCTTATCGGTAGCAAACCTACTTGTCGAGAGCATCTGGCGTGTGCATGATGATTACCCT CATTGTTTGGAGTACTTGGTCTATTGGATGATGTCATTATAG
- the LOC110915044 gene encoding ribose-phosphate pyrophosphokinase 1 isoform X1, producing the protein MNLIVDVKGKVAVMVDDMIDTAGTIAKGADLLHREGGREVYACSTHAVSPPAIERLSSGLFQEVIITNTIPVSEKNYLPQLTVLSVANLLVESIWRVHDDYPLCGHYTRRYVASSPLHNMSTQIYF; encoded by the exons ATGAATTTGATCGTTGATGTGAAAGGTAAAGTAGCAGTTATGGTGGATGACATGATCGATACTGCTG GTACTATTGCCAAAGGAGCAGACCTGTTGCATCGTGAAGGGGGCAGGGAAGTTTATGCATGCAGCACGCATGCTGTCAG TCCACCAGCAATTGAACGGTTGTCAAGTGGTCTATTTCAAGAGGTGATTATTACGAATACCATTCCGGTGTCTGAAAAGAACTATTTACCACAGCTGACTGTCTTATCGGTAGCAAACCTACTTGTCGAGAGCATCTGGCGTGTGCATGATGATTACCCT CTCTGTGGACATTATACCCGAAGGTACGTTGCTTCAAGCCCGCTTCACAATATGTCAACTCAAATATATTTTTGA